One window of Buchnera aphidicola (Rhopalosiphum padi) genomic DNA carries:
- the rho gene encoding transcription termination factor Rho — translation MNLTALKNMPVSELITLGEKMGLENLARMRKQDIIFAILKQHAKSGEDIFGDGVLEILQDGFGFLRSADSSYLAGPDDIYVSPSQIRRFNLRTGDTISGKIRPPKEGERYFALLKVNEVNYDKPENARSKILFENLTPLHANSRLRMERGNGSTEDLTARVLDLASPIGRGQRGLIVAPPKAGKTILLQNIAQSIAYNHPDCVLMVLLIDERPEEVTEMQRLVKGEVVASTFDEPASRHVQVAEMVIEKAKRLVEHKKDVIILLDSITRLARAYNTVVPASGKVLTGGVDANALHRPKRFFGAARNVEEGGSLTIIATALVDTGSKMDEVIYEEFKGTGNMELPLSRKIAEKRVFPAIDYNRSGTRKEELLTLPDELQKMWILRKIIHPMSEIDAMEFLLNKLSMTKTNDEFFDMMKRS, via the coding sequence ATGAATCTTACCGCACTTAAAAATATGCCAGTTTCTGAATTAATTACTCTTGGTGAAAAAATGGGGTTGGAAAATTTAGCGCGTATGCGTAAACAAGATATTATTTTTGCCATCCTTAAACAACATGCAAAAAGTGGAGAAGATATATTTGGAGACGGTGTTTTAGAAATATTACAAGATGGATTTGGTTTTTTGCGTTCTGCTGATAGTTCTTATTTAGCTGGTCCTGACGATATATACGTTTCACCAAGTCAAATTCGTAGATTTAATTTACGTACCGGTGATACTATTTCCGGAAAAATAAGACCGCCAAAAGAAGGTGAAAGATATTTCGCTCTACTTAAAGTTAACGAAGTAAATTATGACAAACCTGAAAATGCTAGAAGCAAAATTTTATTTGAAAATTTAACACCCTTACATGCTAATTCTAGATTGAGAATGGAAAGAGGAAACGGTTCAACTGAAGATTTAACCGCAAGAGTTCTTGATTTAGCTTCACCTATTGGACGAGGTCAAAGAGGTTTAATTGTAGCGCCACCAAAAGCAGGAAAAACGATACTTTTACAAAATATTGCGCAAAGTATAGCTTATAATCATCCAGATTGTGTATTAATGGTTTTACTAATTGATGAAAGACCAGAAGAAGTCACTGAAATGCAAAGATTAGTTAAAGGAGAAGTAGTGGCATCTACTTTTGATGAACCTGCATCAAGACACGTTCAAGTTGCTGAAATGGTTATTGAAAAAGCAAAAAGATTAGTAGAACATAAAAAAGACGTTATTATATTACTTGATTCTATTACTCGTTTAGCACGTGCTTATAATACAGTTGTTCCAGCATCAGGAAAAGTTTTAACAGGAGGAGTAGACGCTAACGCTTTACATAGACCTAAAAGATTTTTTGGTGCCGCTCGAAATGTAGAAGAAGGAGGAAGTCTAACAATCATTGCAACAGCTTTAGTTGATACAGGATCAAAAATGGATGAAGTTATTTACGAAGAGTTTAAAGGAACAGGAAATATGGAACTTCCATTGTCAAGAAAAATAGCAGAAAAACGTGTTTTTCCCGCTATTGATTACAATCGATCTGGAACTAGGAAAGAAGAATTATTAACTTTACCAGATGAATTACAAAAAATGTGGATTTTAAGAAAAATTATTCATCCTATGAGCGAAATAGATGCAATGGAATTTTTATTAAATAAATTATCTATGACAAAAACAAACGATGAATTTTTTGATATGATGAAACGTTCATAA
- the trxA gene encoding thioredoxin TrxA, whose product MKKIIELTDQNFEEEVLQSKNFVLVDFWAEWCNPCKILAPILEEVAQEYFDKIKFGKLNIEKNPNTAPIYSIRGIPALLLFHEREVLATKVGAISKIQLKDFLDENIQ is encoded by the coding sequence ATGAAGAAAATAATCGAACTTACTGACCAAAATTTTGAAGAAGAAGTATTACAATCAAAAAATTTTGTATTAGTTGATTTCTGGGCAGAATGGTGTAATCCATGTAAAATATTAGCTCCTATTTTAGAAGAAGTGGCACAAGAATACTTTGATAAAATCAAATTTGGAAAATTAAATATTGAAAAAAATCCAAATACTGCTCCTATCTATTCTATTCGAGGAATTCCGGCGTTACTATTATTTCATGAAAGAGAGGTTCTTGCCACTAAAGTTGGAGCAATTTCTAAAATACAACTCAAAGATTTTTTAGATGAAAATATTCAATAA